A stretch of DNA from Maridesulfovibrio sp.:
CAACCAGAGAACGTGCGACATAAAGATCAGCATTGATGTAGGGCAGTACCACGAAGCCTTCTTCGGCGAGTATTTCGGTGGCTTTTGCCGTTTCGTATCCGTCGGGCAGCAGGTATTTGTTGTCCGAGATAACTTCGATCTTGATCCAGTTCCCGCAGCCCATGGCCTTTGCGAGGCGGGCAATGCGTACTGCTTCGTCCGCAGTGCGTGCGCCGGAAGTATTGGGCAGGAGCTGCATGTTTTTCGGGATGAAATCCATCACGTTTCCGGTCGCTGATTCGAAATCCACCCGGCGCAGGGCCACGGTGATTATCTGCGATCCGGAAGCATCGCATACGTCCGGGATTACGGAATCATCGGCATATTTGCCGGTTCCGGTCAGCAGACGGCTGTTGAATTTCAGTCCGCCGATTTCAAGTACATCTTCATTCATCTGTTTAACCTCCGCCTACAAAGCGCAGTACTTCGAGGTGATCCCCGTCGTTGATTGTTGTTGTGCCGAAAGCGTCTGTCGGGATGATCTCCATGTTCTGTTCAACAACCACAGTTTCAGGTGGGAGTTTTTTCGACTTGAGCAGTTCAGTAACGGTCATGCCGTCGGCGAGTTCGGTCTCTTTACCGTTGAGAGTAACAAGCATTCTGGAACTCCATAAAAAAAATGCTCACCACAGGGGGTGAGCTAAATGAATAGATGCGGGTATGAAATCTATTGTTTCAGCTTCCCTACGGCGGGATTAACCGCATCAGGTTCAAAGGGACAGGCGTTTGCGCCATCTCAGCCGGTAAAGGCACCCCTAGCTGCGAGCAAGGTTATGCAAATCCAATTGCTGTGTAAAGCGGAAAAGAGAAAATGAATGTATATTGATCAGCTGATCCGAATGAATCGGCTGGATTCGGTCGGAGCGAAGAGTATTTGTCTGCGGCGCATTTTTTTCCGGGCCGGCGGCGCAAAGAAGTTCCCTGTATGGAAACCATGTGGCGGCACCGGCCCGGATATGCTTATCTTTTGCCGGAAAAATATTCGGCGTATTTTATGAAATAGATATGTTCTGCAATGTTGGTGATGTGGTCTCCGACCCGTTCCAGACAGCGCAGAGCAAAAAGGAGTGAAATAAAGCCCTTGCCTTCCAGATCTTCCGATTCCACGCAGTCTTTCAAACCAAGCACGGCCTCTTTGAAAAGAGCATCGACATTGCTGTCGCTGTGCCAGACATCCAGAGCTTTCTCAACGCTTTGTTCCTTGAAGGCAATAAGGATATTCGTGAGCATGGCGGTCAGTTCCTTGCCCATATGCTGCACATAGACAAGGTGCGGAGTGTGTTCCTGTGCAAATCCCCGTTTGCCTCTTTTGGCAATACTTTTAGCGTAGTCGGCTATACGTTCCAGATCGGAGGCAACTTTGCTGCTGGAAAGGATGTAACGAAGGTCTCCGGCCTTGGGTTCCATCTTGGTCACTATCATAAGTGAAGTGCGGTCGACCAGATGCTCAAGGTTGTTCACCTCTTCATCCCTGTCTATTATGGCCTGTGCCTTGTCCGGGGCATTTTCCTCAAAAGAGGCGATGGCCGCGGTCAACTGGTCCAGAGCCAGATTGCCCAGATCAAGAACAAGGGATTGAAGTTCCGATAATTCGTCCTCATATACTTTGAGGGGGTGCTGCATATCCATTAAATCACTCCTGCGGCCGAAAGAAAGCGGCCTGTTGCAATAATTGTTTGTTTCCTTGTACGGATCGGCCTGCTTAAAGCACGATCCTTTCATGTAGCGGATACGTTATTATTGTTACAGGATTATGGCGTGGGCGGGGTGATAAGGAAATAAGATTCGATTTTATGTGTCCGGTTGCTTTTTAAAGGAAAAATTGAGGCCGAATTCACGTTCCAGGATTTCCATTGCCCGTTTTTCGTTGGCGGCATAGAGTTCCGGGTTGAACAGGGCCTTGTGCCCGGTCCAGTGATCCATAACTTCCGACAGATTCCGGTGCGCGCAGGTCTGGCCGACATGGTGAACATCGCGGAACCAGGCCATTCCGGTGTCATATACAATGCCCAGATGGGTTTTGAATTCCTGCCATTTTTCTCCTTCTTCCGGTTCCCGGATAATCCCTTCGAAAACGTGGGCTCCGAACGGCCTTGCCGGACCGAGCGGAGCGGTCAGAGGGCGCGCTTTTTCCAGATTAACCAGGGCGCACCATTCGTTCACCCTGCATGACGGCAGAGGCCATGGTCTGGTGCGCAGGCTCGGGCAGACCATGTAGCTTGATACATCGGTCGGAATATAGCCTTTGGGGGCTCCGGCCATCATGATGAACTCCTTCAGTGTGGGGCGGAAGTCCTGATATTTTTCCGGTGAGCATTTCCCGTGATGATAAGCCGGGCACTGGCAGCACAGTCCGACTTCTCCGGCAGCAATGTTATCGCCGATAACATTGAGAAGCAGTCCCGCAGCATCGCCTTTGAAATACACATCGTTGTGAATGATCAGCACATACTTCTTATCGCTTTTTTCCCATCCGTACTGGTAACGGATTGAATGACGATAATCTTCCTCCGTCAGTCTTGCTTCATCTATATGATTGATCCAGCGCCAGTCTTTCGGTTCATGGACCGTGATGTTGTCCATAAGTTCCAGTATGAACTGACGCCCATACTGTTTCGTTTCTTCCGAACGTTCGTTGACAAACCATATACGGTCTATCAGATGCCCGCTGTGTTTCATGAGTGAAAGCAGTGACAGGGCGGTCTGAAACGGTTTTCCATAGGCGTTTATGAGTACATCGATGAGCGGCATTGGCTGTTTCCGGTCAGTTTGTCTGTGTAGTTGGGGCTCCGTGAGTCCTCGTTATCAGTAGGCCGGGCTTTTATGCCAGCGGTAGGCTGTCTCAATTATTTCACGCAGATCAGCGTAGGCCGGTTTCCAGCCGAGTTCTTTCAAGGCTCTGGAACTGTCCGCCACCAGTCGCGGAGAATCTCCCGCTCTGGCCGGTTCGAAGTCATATTGAATCTTTCTGCCTATAACCTCGCTTGCGGCATCTATCACTTCAAGTATGCTGAAGCCTTGACCGTTGCCCAGATTGAAGCAGTGCGTTCCGTTGTTGCGGGACATATAATCGACAGCGGCAAGATGTGCGCTGCAAAGGTCCTGAATATGGATATAGTCGCGAACACAGGTCCCATCGGGAGTGGGGTAGTCCTGCCCGAATATTTTCAGCCTGCGGCCCTGATCTATGCTGCTGAGCAGAATGTTGGGGATGAGGTGTGTTTCGGGGTTGTGGGCCTCGCCTATGGTTCCGTCCGGGTGCGCTCCCGCGGCATTGAAGTACCGGAACCGCACGGAATTCAATCCGTAAGCTGTTGCGTAATCCTGCAGGATCTGTTCTATGAACAGCTTTGACCTGCCGTAAGGGTTGAGCGGGGCCAGAGGATGTTCTTCGGATATCATATCCATGACCGGATCGCCGTATACTGCCGCTGTTGAGGAGAAGACAAAGCTGTTTACACTGTGCCTGCGCATGGCCTGAAGCAGATTCATGGTCCCGGTCACGTTGTTGTCATAGTAATCGAAAGGTTTTTCCACCGATTCGCTGACCACAATCAGTGCCGAGAAGTGAAAGACTGCATCGTAACTGCT
This window harbors:
- a CDS encoding thiazole synthase translates to MNEDVLEIGGLKFNSRLLTGTGKYADDSVIPDVCDASGSQIITVALRRVDFESATGNVMDFIPKNMQLLPNTSGARTADEAVRIARLAKAMGCGNWIKIEVISDNKYLLPDGYETAKATEILAEEGFVVLPYINADLYVARSLVDAGAAAVMPLGAPIGTNRGLKTREMVRILIDEISLPIIVDAGIGRPSEACEAMEMGADACLVNTAIATASNPALMAKAFGRAVKAGREAYLSGPGAKHSHAKASSPLTGFLHEG
- the thiS gene encoding sulfur carrier protein ThiS, producing MLVTLNGKETELADGMTVTELLKSKKLPPETVVVEQNMEIIPTDAFGTTTINDGDHLEVLRFVGGG
- the phoU gene encoding phosphate signaling complex protein PhoU; amino-acid sequence: MDMQHPLKVYEDELSELQSLVLDLGNLALDQLTAAIASFEENAPDKAQAIIDRDEEVNNLEHLVDRTSLMIVTKMEPKAGDLRYILSSSKVASDLERIADYAKSIAKRGKRGFAQEHTPHLVYVQHMGKELTAMLTNILIAFKEQSVEKALDVWHSDSNVDALFKEAVLGLKDCVESEDLEGKGFISLLFALRCLERVGDHITNIAEHIYFIKYAEYFSGKR
- the galE gene encoding UDP-glucose 4-epimerase GalE; translated protein: MSTNEKLSLLVCGGAGYIGSHMARMIAEAGHQVTVFDNLSTGHSEALKWGRFIKGDLRNPEDIERAFDGSSYDAVFHFSALIVVSESVEKPFDYYDNNVTGTMNLLQAMRRHSVNSFVFSSTAAVYGDPVMDMISEEHPLAPLNPYGRSKLFIEQILQDYATAYGLNSVRFRYFNAAGAHPDGTIGEAHNPETHLIPNILLSSIDQGRRLKIFGQDYPTPDGTCVRDYIHIQDLCSAHLAAVDYMSRNNGTHCFNLGNGQGFSILEVIDAASEVIGRKIQYDFEPARAGDSPRLVADSSRALKELGWKPAYADLREIIETAYRWHKSPAY